One segment of Arthrobacter sp. MMS18-M83 DNA contains the following:
- a CDS encoding FUSC family protein, translated as MNALAEMFRIGPGNKDHHPAVRCAVGVFLPLITLVLFGRLDLVVFASFAAFTNIYGRNEPHSHRFRSQLRAGSLLLAIILLATLTARIGQGSEAYVWILTLGTTLVAALCSVVTALWRLRPAGSLFHIFAFAAIASVPQQPPLWEVMLAAVLTVVLALLIGMSARLVPSHRTPWMRLLAERLLPQEIRAAWLEGLGYFVAAGLAGTFATLAGQWLGFGHGYWAMVAAVVPLVGRSTRHRVQRGIQRIVGTVLGLLVLAGILWLGPAPWQMVLVIAVCQFGAELFIARQYLVAQIFVTPLALISTLLVTNVPPGLLLRDRIVETVIGAVVGVAVVLAPTAWSRLRAERAEEVPFENEPGFS; from the coding sequence TTGAACGCCCTGGCAGAGATGTTCAGGATCGGTCCCGGCAACAAGGACCACCACCCTGCTGTGCGGTGCGCGGTGGGCGTGTTCCTGCCATTGATCACCCTTGTGTTGTTCGGACGGCTGGACCTTGTAGTCTTCGCCAGCTTTGCCGCGTTCACGAATATCTATGGCCGCAACGAGCCGCACAGCCACCGGTTTCGAAGCCAGCTCCGAGCAGGCTCGCTGCTGCTGGCCATCATCCTGCTGGCTACCCTGACGGCCCGGATTGGACAGGGCTCGGAGGCGTACGTGTGGATCCTCACCCTCGGCACCACCTTGGTTGCCGCGCTTTGCTCCGTAGTGACTGCGCTATGGCGGCTCCGCCCGGCAGGTTCCCTGTTCCATATTTTCGCTTTCGCTGCGATCGCCTCCGTGCCGCAACAGCCACCGCTCTGGGAAGTGATGCTGGCCGCCGTGTTGACCGTGGTGTTGGCGTTGCTGATCGGAATGTCGGCGCGGCTGGTCCCGAGCCACCGGACGCCTTGGATGCGACTGCTGGCGGAACGGCTGTTGCCTCAAGAAATCCGGGCCGCGTGGTTGGAAGGCTTGGGGTACTTCGTCGCTGCCGGCTTGGCCGGAACCTTTGCGACCTTGGCTGGGCAATGGCTCGGGTTCGGACACGGCTATTGGGCCATGGTGGCAGCGGTGGTTCCCTTGGTGGGCCGCAGTACCCGGCACCGGGTGCAGCGGGGCATCCAGAGAATCGTCGGTACAGTGCTGGGTCTGCTGGTGTTGGCTGGCATCCTCTGGCTAGGTCCGGCGCCGTGGCAAATGGTGTTGGTCATTGCCGTGTGCCAGTTCGGAGCCGAGCTCTTCATTGCCCGCCAGTACCTCGTGGCGCAGATCTTCGTCACGCCGCTCGCGCTCATTTCCACTCTGCTGGTGACCAACGTCCCGCCTGGGCTCTTGCTGCGGGACCGCATCGTGGAGACGGTGATTGGGGCCGTCGTCGGCGTCGCGGTGGTATTGGCGCCGACGGCGTGGTCCCGGCTCCGGGCCGAGCGCGCTGAGGAAGTTCCTTTCGAAAACGAACCCGGTTTCAGTTAG
- a CDS encoding GAF and ANTAR domain-containing protein — protein MLPADSAPTTIDQIQNLILESADFEDFLNELARFSAHQMAGDGDDALCGITLLRQRKAVTIGWSSDVAREVDEIQYTLAQGPCLTAAKEEREVHVPDLLEEDRWGPDYASAVASYGLRSVLSLPFNLEGEAKAAINLYSEAPYKFDERAAARAREYTREVSQALRLGVRFALHADSAKNLRAAMESRTIIDVAVGIVMAQSRCSQEDAVRILTDASSNRNVKLRDVAKSLVDSVDAAGTLTHFEEPVQEPGRSRAG, from the coding sequence ATGCTCCCTGCAGATTCCGCTCCGACCACCATTGACCAAATCCAGAACCTGATCCTGGAAAGTGCCGATTTCGAGGACTTCCTCAATGAATTGGCACGGTTTTCTGCCCACCAGATGGCGGGCGACGGCGATGACGCGCTTTGCGGGATCACGCTGCTGCGCCAGCGCAAGGCAGTCACGATTGGGTGGAGTAGTGATGTGGCCCGCGAGGTGGACGAGATCCAGTACACGTTGGCCCAAGGGCCGTGTCTGACGGCTGCAAAGGAGGAACGGGAAGTCCACGTTCCGGATCTCCTTGAGGAAGACCGATGGGGCCCTGATTATGCGAGTGCCGTTGCGTCGTACGGCTTGAGATCGGTGCTCTCCCTGCCTTTCAACCTTGAAGGCGAGGCCAAGGCCGCCATCAACCTGTACTCCGAGGCCCCGTACAAATTCGACGAAAGGGCCGCGGCCCGGGCCCGGGAGTACACCCGCGAAGTATCGCAGGCCTTGCGTCTTGGCGTCAGGTTCGCACTCCACGCGGATAGTGCCAAGAATCTCCGGGCGGCAATGGAGTCCCGCACGATCATCGACGTCGCCGTGGGAATTGTCATGGCACAGAGCCGCTGCAGCCAGGAAGACGCTGTCCGGATCCTGACAGATGCCTCAAGCAATCGCAACGTGAAATTGCGCGATGTCGCCAAGTCCTTGGTGGATTCTGTCGACGCAGCGGGCACCCTGACCCACTTCGAGGAACCGGTCCAGGAGCCGGGCCGAAGCCGGGCAGGGTGA
- a CDS encoding 4-hydroxybenzoate 3-monooxygenase, giving the protein MARKIITTQVAIMGAGPAGLMLSHLLARSGIESTVIEVRSHQQIAETVRAGILEHGSVNLLVESGASDRVLRDGDRHDGIELRFNGESHRIDFKELVGESVWLYPQTDVFLDLAAQRKDDGGDVRYSVTDTTIQDLEGKPKVWFTDSAGQEFEIRADFLVGADGSRSHCRFQIPEANRKWYFHEYPFAWFGILAQAPRSSDELIYANSENGFALISQRTENVQRMYFQCDPKENVADWDDERIWSEFRKRVNGNGFELKEGPVLEKMVLPFRSFVHTPMRHGNLFLAGDAAHTVPPTGAKGLNLALHDVKVLFEGLESFYSKGSNALLESYSDRALERVWKAQHFSYWMTSMLHTVPGSDDFGRARQLGELHSVVASRHARAYLAESYTGWPGAQ; this is encoded by the coding sequence ATGGCACGCAAGATCATCACCACCCAAGTGGCCATCATGGGCGCAGGCCCGGCCGGCCTCATGCTCTCCCACCTTCTGGCAAGGTCGGGGATCGAATCCACCGTCATCGAGGTCCGCAGCCACCAGCAGATCGCCGAAACAGTCCGCGCGGGCATCCTGGAACACGGCTCCGTGAACCTGCTCGTGGAAAGCGGCGCTTCCGACCGCGTACTCCGCGACGGCGACCGGCACGACGGTATCGAACTGCGGTTCAACGGCGAAAGCCACCGCATCGACTTCAAGGAGCTGGTGGGGGAATCGGTCTGGCTATACCCGCAGACCGACGTGTTCCTCGACCTCGCCGCACAGCGAAAGGACGACGGCGGCGACGTCCGGTACAGCGTCACGGACACCACCATCCAGGACCTCGAAGGCAAGCCGAAAGTCTGGTTCACCGACTCAGCGGGTCAGGAGTTCGAGATCCGGGCGGACTTCCTGGTGGGTGCCGACGGATCCCGAAGCCACTGCCGCTTCCAGATCCCGGAAGCGAACCGTAAGTGGTACTTCCACGAATACCCGTTCGCCTGGTTCGGCATCCTGGCACAGGCTCCGCGCAGCTCGGATGAACTGATCTACGCCAACTCGGAGAACGGCTTCGCTCTGATCAGCCAGCGCACGGAGAACGTGCAGCGCATGTACTTCCAGTGCGATCCCAAGGAAAACGTGGCCGATTGGGATGACGAGCGCATCTGGTCCGAATTCCGCAAGCGCGTCAACGGAAACGGCTTTGAACTCAAGGAGGGGCCGGTCCTCGAAAAGATGGTCCTGCCGTTCCGGAGCTTCGTCCACACCCCAATGCGCCACGGGAACCTGTTCCTCGCGGGCGACGCCGCCCACACCGTCCCGCCGACGGGTGCCAAGGGGCTGAACCTGGCTCTCCACGACGTCAAGGTGCTCTTCGAAGGCCTCGAATCCTTCTACTCAAAGGGTTCCAACGCGCTTCTCGAGTCATATAGCGACCGTGCTTTGGAACGCGTCTGGAAGGCCCAGCACTTCTCCTACTGGATGACTTCCATGCTGCACACTGTTCCCGGTTCGGACGACTTCGGCAGGGCGCGCCAGCTCGGCGAGCTCCACTCCGTGGTCGCCTCCCGGCACGCCCGGGCATATTTGGCGGAGTCGTACACGGGCTGGCCGGGGGCGCAGTAA
- a CDS encoding aldose 1-epimerase family protein → MLNQEPSLNHAAPNQAAPNQAPRHRAPSPMGEHFELTASIGGRSQRVVVTEVAASLRELDVDGVALIQDYPVDAQPPWCAGWVLVPWPNRVAGGTWSYDGVAQQLDITEPDNGNALHGLLTRTPYSVSAHTADSITLDAGISPQPGYSFELATSVRYQLVEHGLLVTHRLENMSHRSAPVALGAHPFLRLGSVPTEELTLYINADTHIEADERLNPSGITTDVSGTRNDFRTGQVVGTVDLDDAWGDVRREDDGSSLHYLEAPDGSQVQLLMDTSFGYVQAFTTTEFATHGGMVTAVAVEPMTAPADAFNSGEGLRWLEPGEVWEASWGIRYQATRKSLADAAKA, encoded by the coding sequence ATGCTGAATCAGGAACCCTCACTTAATCATGCAGCGCCCAATCAGGCAGCGCCCAATCAGGCGCCGCGTCACCGCGCACCGTCGCCCATGGGCGAGCACTTTGAACTCACGGCGAGCATCGGCGGCCGCAGCCAGCGCGTTGTAGTGACGGAAGTCGCCGCGAGCTTGCGGGAGCTCGACGTCGACGGCGTGGCCCTCATCCAGGACTATCCCGTCGATGCCCAACCGCCGTGGTGCGCTGGCTGGGTCCTGGTCCCGTGGCCGAACCGGGTGGCCGGAGGCACGTGGAGCTACGACGGCGTTGCCCAGCAACTCGACATCACCGAACCGGACAACGGCAATGCCTTGCACGGATTGCTGACGCGCACTCCCTACAGCGTCAGTGCCCACACCGCGGACAGCATCACGCTCGACGCCGGTATCTCGCCACAGCCGGGATACTCCTTTGAGCTGGCGACGTCGGTCCGGTACCAGCTCGTGGAGCATGGGCTGCTTGTCACGCATCGCTTGGAAAACATGAGCCACCGATCCGCGCCGGTCGCGCTGGGCGCGCATCCGTTTCTCCGCTTGGGCAGCGTACCGACCGAGGAGCTCACCCTCTACATCAACGCCGATACGCATATCGAGGCGGACGAACGCCTGAACCCGAGCGGAATCACAACGGACGTCAGCGGAACCCGGAACGACTTCCGCACAGGCCAGGTGGTTGGCACCGTGGACCTCGACGACGCCTGGGGCGATGTCCGCCGCGAAGACGATGGAAGCTCCCTGCACTATCTGGAGGCGCCCGACGGCAGCCAAGTACAGCTGTTGATGGACACCTCCTTCGGTTATGTCCAGGCGTTCACCACTACGGAGTTCGCCACTCACGGCGGCATGGTGACCGCAGTCGCCGTCGAACCGATGACGGCACCCGCCGATGCCTTCAACAGCGGCGAAGGCCTGCGCTGGCTGGAACCCGGAGAAGTCTGGGAAGCCAGCTGGGGCATCCGGTACCAGGCGACGCGCAAATCCCTTGCTGACGCGGCGAAGGCCTGA
- a CDS encoding ROK family protein: MGADIVAMMPSPTRNPATASEPDPSRRNNLALLTSLVHHNGVLSRAQLTKRTGLNRSTVGTLIGQLVSLEVVYETAPSGESQVGRPSPIVHPRPSIAALAVNPEIDAVTIGLVGLGGKVQKKIRFDTERIPTAKEAANIASAVIAGMRSELDTSYRVMGVGIAVPGLVNRDDGVVRHAPHLGWRNEPVASMLSEATGYPCHAANDASLGAEGELLFGAGAGQKNLVYLNGGASGIGGGIIADGELLRGASGYAGELGHTFVRSSGKACHCGATGCLETEVSQSPLFEIAGLGGGDAGQLEQALRGSSSEAVATEVGRQLEYLGLALRNAVNTFNPEAIVLDGFLGVLHALSPGTLDNLLRSQAMDGPAGQVKIYRAALGSDLMMIGAAELAFTQFLADPAGVFPTPTP; the protein is encoded by the coding sequence TTGGGAGCTGATATTGTCGCGATGATGCCCTCCCCCACCCGAAATCCCGCCACCGCCAGCGAGCCCGATCCCTCGCGGCGAAACAACCTGGCCCTGCTGACATCCCTGGTCCATCACAACGGGGTGCTCAGCCGCGCCCAGCTGACCAAACGCACCGGCCTAAACCGGTCCACGGTAGGGACGTTGATAGGCCAACTCGTGAGCCTGGAAGTGGTGTATGAGACGGCGCCCTCGGGTGAATCCCAGGTGGGCAGGCCCAGCCCCATCGTTCATCCGCGGCCATCCATCGCTGCCCTTGCGGTCAACCCGGAGATCGACGCTGTCACCATCGGTCTTGTCGGCCTCGGTGGGAAGGTACAGAAAAAGATCCGTTTCGACACCGAGCGGATCCCGACGGCCAAGGAAGCCGCGAACATTGCGTCCGCCGTGATCGCCGGAATGCGGTCCGAGCTCGACACTTCGTATCGGGTCATGGGCGTAGGTATCGCGGTGCCTGGGCTCGTCAACCGCGACGACGGCGTGGTGCGGCACGCGCCGCACCTGGGCTGGCGCAATGAGCCCGTGGCCAGCATGCTTAGCGAGGCCACCGGCTACCCATGCCACGCGGCGAACGACGCATCGCTGGGCGCGGAAGGTGAACTCCTGTTCGGCGCGGGTGCGGGGCAGAAGAACCTGGTCTACCTCAACGGAGGAGCCAGCGGCATCGGCGGCGGAATTATCGCTGACGGGGAATTGCTTCGTGGAGCATCGGGCTACGCAGGGGAACTCGGACACACCTTTGTCCGCTCATCCGGCAAGGCTTGCCACTGTGGCGCCACGGGCTGCCTTGAAACCGAGGTCTCCCAGTCGCCGCTTTTCGAAATCGCCGGCCTGGGTGGTGGCGATGCGGGCCAACTCGAGCAAGCGCTTCGTGGAAGCAGCAGCGAAGCCGTGGCCACTGAAGTCGGACGCCAGCTCGAGTATTTGGGCCTGGCCCTACGGAACGCAGTAAACACTTTCAACCCGGAAGCGATCGTCCTGGATGGCTTCCTTGGCGTTCTGCACGCTCTGTCTCCCGGGACGCTGGACAACCTGCTCCGGTCCCAGGCCATGGACGGACCGGCAGGCCAGGTGAAGATCTACCGAGCTGCCCTCGGCTCGGATCTGATGATGATCGGAGCCGCCGAACTGGCCTTCACGCAATTCCTCGCGGACCCTGCCGGCGTCTTCCCTACTCCTACTCCTTAG
- a CDS encoding FAD-binding protein, translating into MTDQLVAERNWARNYSYQAPQIAHPASVEELQELVASARQIRALGSRHSFNSIADTAGTLVVLDRLDPGISVDAANMTVTVSGGTRYGTLAAELQRQDFALHNLASLPHISVAGAVATATHGSGDSNGNLATAVAGLELVTADGSILTVRRGDADFDGMVVGLGALGIVTKLTLDIQPSFDVAQSVFENLSWDLVLDNFDQITSSAYSVSLFTDWSGETVGQAWLKRRSSHPAPETSDFFGGTPATEARHPLPGVSGSNCTQQLGIPGPWSDRLAHFKMEFTPSQGDELQSEYLIPREHAVDALRTVRRLSDVVTPLLLVGEIRTVAADQLWLSANYGRDGIGLHFTWRQDQPAVEAILPVLEAELAPFAARPHWGKLFDAGGAAVAPLYPRFGDFIALADRLDPSGKFRNSFLERTVFGS; encoded by the coding sequence GTGACTGATCAGCTGGTGGCGGAACGCAACTGGGCAAGAAACTACAGCTACCAGGCACCGCAGATCGCCCACCCCGCAAGCGTGGAGGAACTCCAGGAGCTGGTGGCAAGCGCCCGGCAGATCCGAGCGCTGGGTTCGCGGCATTCTTTCAACTCCATCGCTGACACAGCAGGCACCCTCGTTGTGCTGGACCGACTGGATCCGGGCATCAGCGTGGATGCGGCGAACATGACCGTCACGGTGAGCGGTGGTACGCGGTACGGGACGCTCGCGGCGGAACTCCAGCGTCAAGATTTCGCCCTTCACAACCTGGCGTCGCTCCCCCACATTTCCGTGGCCGGAGCCGTCGCCACTGCCACGCACGGCTCCGGAGACTCCAACGGCAACCTGGCCACTGCCGTCGCGGGCCTTGAACTTGTCACCGCGGACGGCAGCATTCTCACCGTGCGCCGCGGCGACGCCGACTTTGACGGCATGGTGGTGGGGCTCGGCGCACTCGGCATCGTCACCAAGCTGACCCTGGACATCCAACCAAGCTTCGACGTCGCCCAGAGCGTCTTCGAAAACCTCAGCTGGGATCTCGTCCTGGATAACTTCGACCAAATAACCTCTTCCGCCTATAGCGTCAGCCTCTTCACCGACTGGAGCGGAGAGACAGTCGGCCAGGCGTGGCTCAAGAGGCGCAGCAGCCATCCGGCGCCGGAAACGTCAGATTTCTTCGGCGGTACTCCGGCAACCGAGGCCCGGCATCCCCTTCCCGGCGTCTCCGGAAGCAACTGCACCCAGCAGCTCGGCATACCCGGGCCGTGGTCCGACAGGCTGGCCCATTTCAAGATGGAATTCACTCCGAGCCAGGGCGACGAGCTGCAGAGCGAGTACCTCATCCCCCGGGAGCACGCCGTGGACGCGCTCCGCACCGTGCGCCGGCTTTCCGACGTGGTGACCCCGCTGCTGCTGGTTGGCGAGATCCGGACGGTTGCTGCGGACCAACTTTGGCTGAGCGCCAACTACGGCCGCGACGGCATCGGTTTGCACTTCACCTGGCGCCAGGACCAGCCGGCGGTCGAGGCCATCCTGCCGGTGCTCGAAGCGGAACTGGCCCCGTTCGCCGCCAGGCCGCACTGGGGCAAGCTGTTCGACGCCGGTGGTGCCGCCGTCGCGCCCTTGTACCCCCGCTTCGGCGACTTCATCGCCCTGGCCGACCGGCTGGATCCTTCCGGAAAGTTCCGCAACAGCTTCCTGGAACGCACGGTGTTTGGGAGCTGA
- the xylA gene encoding xylose isomerase, translated as MTIQPTREDKFSFGLWTVGWEAQDQFGSATRPPLDTVEAINRLSDLGAYGITFHDNDLFPFGCSAADRQREIDRLQGALKATGMIVPMVTTNLFSHPVFKDGGFTSNDRGVRRFALRKVLDNIDLAAELGAETFVMWGGREGSEYDAAKDIRGALERYREAVNLLGDYVTDKGYNIRFAIEPKPNEPRGDILLPTLGHALAFIETLERPELVGINPETGHEQMAGLNFTHGIAQALYQGKLFHIDLNGQRSIKFDQDLVFGHGDLQNAFSLVDLLENGGPDGGPSYQGPRHFDYKPSRTEDIDGVWDSAAANMQTYLLLKERAKAFRADPEVQEALQASRVAEINEPTLNPGEGYEQLRADKSAYEDFDADAYFGGKGFGFVKLQQLFIEHLLGAR; from the coding sequence ATGACGATTCAGCCCACCCGTGAAGACAAGTTCTCGTTCGGCCTTTGGACTGTGGGATGGGAGGCGCAGGACCAGTTCGGTTCCGCCACCCGCCCGCCGCTGGACACCGTGGAAGCCATCAACCGGCTCAGCGATCTTGGTGCCTACGGCATCACTTTCCATGACAACGACCTGTTCCCCTTCGGCTGCTCGGCCGCCGACCGCCAGCGTGAAATCGACCGTCTGCAAGGGGCCCTCAAGGCCACAGGGATGATCGTTCCCATGGTCACCACCAACCTGTTCAGCCACCCCGTCTTCAAAGACGGCGGTTTCACGAGCAACGACCGCGGCGTCCGCCGATTCGCGCTGCGCAAGGTGCTGGACAACATCGATCTCGCCGCTGAACTCGGTGCCGAAACCTTTGTCATGTGGGGTGGCCGTGAAGGCAGCGAATACGACGCCGCCAAGGACATCCGCGGCGCCCTGGAACGCTACCGCGAGGCCGTGAACCTGCTGGGCGACTACGTCACGGACAAGGGCTACAACATCCGCTTCGCCATAGAACCGAAGCCGAACGAACCCCGCGGCGACATCCTGCTCCCCACCCTGGGCCACGCCCTGGCATTCATCGAAACCTTGGAACGCCCGGAGCTCGTGGGCATCAACCCCGAAACCGGTCACGAGCAGATGGCGGGACTGAACTTCACACACGGCATCGCCCAGGCCCTGTACCAAGGAAAGCTCTTCCACATCGACCTCAACGGCCAGCGCAGCATCAAGTTCGACCAGGACCTGGTGTTCGGCCACGGTGACCTGCAGAACGCGTTCTCCTTGGTGGACTTGCTCGAAAACGGCGGTCCCGACGGCGGCCCGTCCTACCAGGGCCCGCGCCACTTCGACTACAAGCCCAGTCGCACCGAGGACATCGACGGCGTATGGGACTCTGCAGCCGCAAACATGCAGACCTACCTGCTCCTCAAAGAGCGCGCCAAGGCATTCCGCGCCGACCCCGAGGTGCAGGAAGCCCTCCAGGCATCACGGGTGGCCGAAATCAACGAACCCACCCTGAACCCGGGCGAAGGCTACGAGCAGCTGCGGGCGGACAAGTCCGCCTATGAGGACTTCGACGCCGACGCCTACTTTGGCGGCAAGGGCTTCGGATTCGTCAAGCTCCAGCAGCTCTTCATTGAGCACCTTCTCGGAGCGCGTTGA
- the xylB gene encoding xylulokinase encodes MTQVAGVDSSTQSCKVVVLDAESGALIRSGRASHPDGTEVHPDEWWRALSEAFDDAGGLADVSALSVGGQQHGMVLLDREGEVVRPALLWNDTRSAGAAEDLIAEVGSEDFARRTGLVPVASFTITKIRWIRDHEPESMARVAAVALPHDWLTWRLRGYGPAGSSPLGPDLDELTTDRSDASGTGYWSPLTGRYDLDLFKLAFGLDAREASGGTATAAPGVVLLPRVLGPGETAGRVHPACFGGPSASDALDGGILLGVGAGDNAAAALGLGAKPGDVVVSVGTSGTVFAVDSSPGHDASGTVAGFADASGEYLPIAVTLNAARVLSSVAAVLDVDFGELSRLALEAEPGAGGVVLVPYFEGERTPNLPHAKASFHGLSIASTTRPNIARAAIEGMLCGLAGGLDALRSQGGRAERLLLIGGAVQNPAVQRIAAQVFDLPVVVPSPGEYVARGAAVQAAWALAGHRPDWPVAVDATPEPDFRASIAQNYRKASACIDTGN; translated from the coding sequence ATGACGCAGGTTGCCGGGGTTGATTCCTCTACTCAAAGCTGCAAAGTGGTGGTCCTCGACGCGGAAAGCGGTGCGCTCATCCGCTCGGGCCGGGCGAGCCACCCGGATGGAACAGAAGTCCATCCGGATGAGTGGTGGCGGGCGCTTTCCGAAGCGTTCGACGACGCCGGCGGCCTCGCCGATGTCAGCGCACTGTCCGTAGGGGGCCAACAGCACGGCATGGTGCTGCTGGACCGCGAAGGCGAGGTTGTTCGGCCGGCGCTGCTGTGGAACGACACGCGCTCGGCCGGGGCCGCCGAGGATCTCATCGCCGAAGTGGGGTCGGAAGACTTCGCACGGCGGACGGGGCTGGTGCCCGTGGCTTCCTTCACCATCACCAAGATCCGGTGGATCAGGGACCACGAACCGGAAAGCATGGCCAGGGTGGCCGCCGTCGCACTTCCCCACGACTGGCTCACATGGCGTCTCCGCGGTTACGGCCCGGCGGGCTCCAGCCCGTTGGGGCCGGACTTGGACGAGCTGACCACTGACCGCTCGGACGCCAGCGGCACCGGCTATTGGAGTCCGCTGACCGGACGCTACGATCTGGACCTGTTCAAACTGGCGTTTGGCCTAGACGCCCGGGAAGCGTCAGGCGGGACAGCGACGGCGGCGCCCGGCGTCGTCCTTCTTCCCCGCGTGCTGGGCCCGGGCGAAACCGCCGGCCGAGTGCACCCGGCGTGTTTCGGCGGCCCCAGCGCGAGCGACGCGTTGGATGGCGGAATCCTGCTCGGTGTCGGGGCGGGAGACAATGCCGCAGCGGCACTGGGCCTCGGAGCCAAACCCGGCGACGTCGTGGTGTCCGTGGGCACCAGCGGCACCGTGTTCGCCGTTGACTCTTCGCCGGGGCATGATGCGAGCGGGACCGTTGCGGGCTTCGCCGATGCCAGTGGGGAGTACCTGCCGATCGCCGTGACGCTGAACGCCGCCCGAGTGCTCAGTTCGGTTGCGGCAGTGCTCGACGTCGACTTTGGCGAGCTTTCCCGGCTCGCTTTGGAGGCCGAACCTGGTGCGGGAGGTGTGGTGCTGGTGCCGTACTTCGAAGGGGAACGGACGCCCAACCTGCCTCATGCGAAGGCCAGTTTCCATGGTCTCAGCATCGCCTCCACCACGCGGCCAAACATCGCGCGGGCGGCCATCGAAGGCATGCTGTGCGGGCTCGCCGGAGGCCTCGACGCGCTGCGTAGCCAAGGCGGCCGTGCGGAGCGGTTGCTGCTGATCGGCGGCGCCGTACAGAATCCGGCCGTGCAGCGGATTGCAGCGCAGGTGTTCGACCTTCCCGTAGTGGTTCCGAGCCCCGGTGAATACGTGGCCCGCGGCGCAGCGGTGCAGGCGGCGTGGGCGCTGGCAGGGCACCGACCGGACTGGCCGGTGGCTGTGGACGCCACGCCCGAGCCGGATTTCCGGGCTTCCATCGCCCAGAACTACCGGAAGGCCAGTGCCTGCATTGATACCGGAAACTGA
- a CDS encoding Gfo/Idh/MocA family protein, whose product MPALIPETEPLLVRTPLLDSANRDPVPASGSPVRWGVISTGRIASTVVSDLALLADAVLQSVSSRTQENAEAFASEYGFQSAYGDDGGLPGYQRLLQDPAVDVVYVATPHTSHYAVAKAALEAGKHVLCEKPLTINAREADDLVRLAKDKSLFLMEAVWTRFLPSVQRAAEIIASGELGEVRWLQADLGFPAPHNPESRLWRREDGGGALMDVGVYPLTWALISLGRPDSLTATAHLTDGGVDSETALTLSYSSGAQVQAMTSLTAATPQTATVSGTKGMLRCNAPLFNPTELTITSGSGEQRVEKFTLAGHGYTYQLREVIRCLQQGLLESPTMPLADTLATMSLLDEARSQAGISYPAD is encoded by the coding sequence GTGCCTGCATTGATACCGGAAACTGAACCGCTGCTCGTCAGGACACCGCTTCTTGATTCGGCGAACCGGGACCCTGTGCCTGCATCAGGAAGTCCCGTCCGGTGGGGAGTCATTTCCACCGGACGGATCGCCTCCACCGTCGTCAGCGATCTTGCGCTGCTGGCCGACGCCGTTCTGCAGTCCGTAAGTTCCCGGACCCAGGAAAACGCGGAGGCGTTTGCTTCCGAATACGGTTTCCAGAGCGCCTACGGTGACGACGGCGGGCTCCCGGGGTATCAGCGTCTGCTCCAGGACCCCGCGGTGGACGTGGTTTACGTGGCAACGCCGCACACAAGCCATTACGCGGTGGCGAAGGCTGCCCTCGAAGCCGGGAAGCACGTCCTATGTGAGAAGCCGCTGACCATCAACGCCCGGGAAGCGGACGATTTGGTCCGGCTGGCCAAGGATAAGAGCCTGTTCCTGATGGAGGCCGTGTGGACCCGGTTCCTACCCAGCGTGCAACGGGCGGCGGAAATCATCGCATCCGGCGAACTCGGCGAGGTCCGGTGGCTGCAAGCGGACCTCGGATTTCCGGCGCCGCACAATCCGGAATCCCGGCTGTGGAGGCGCGAAGACGGGGGAGGCGCCCTGATGGATGTGGGTGTGTATCCCCTGACCTGGGCGCTGATTAGCCTAGGACGCCCCGACTCGTTGACGGCCACGGCGCACCTCACCGATGGCGGAGTGGATTCCGAGACCGCGCTGACGCTGTCCTATTCCTCCGGTGCCCAGGTCCAGGCCATGACCTCGTTGACCGCGGCAACACCACAGACGGCGACTGTGTCCGGGACCAAGGGGATGCTGCGTTGCAACGCCCCGCTGTTCAACCCGACCGAGCTGACCATCACCTCCGGCTCCGGGGAACAACGGGTGGAGAAATTCACCTTGGCCGGCCATGGCTACACGTACCAGTTGCGGGAAGTGATTCGCTGCCTGCAACAGGGCCTTCTCGAGAGCCCGACCATGCCACTGGCAGATACGTTGGCCACTATGTCCCTGCTGGACGAAGCACGCAGCCAAGCGGGGATCAGCTACCCGGCAGACTAA
- a CDS encoding type II toxin-antitoxin system RelE family toxin, producing MSPWSLHTSADFDKTARKIDRAVLRRVFTYLYEVCTLDDPRSRGKALTANMAGFWRYRVGDYRVIVEIQDAQLVIVAVAMGHRSVVYGD from the coding sequence TTGAGCCCGTGGAGCCTGCACACCTCTGCAGACTTCGACAAGACCGCCCGGAAGATCGACCGGGCCGTGCTGCGCCGCGTTTTCACGTATCTGTATGAGGTGTGCACCCTGGATGACCCGCGGAGCCGGGGGAAGGCGCTAACAGCCAACATGGCCGGGTTCTGGCGTTACCGGGTGGGGGACTACCGCGTGATCGTGGAGATTCAGGACGCTCAGCTCGTGATCGTCGCCGTAGCGATGGGGCATCGCTCAGTGGTCTACGGCGACTGA